A genomic region of Sander lucioperca isolate FBNREF2018 chromosome 6, SLUC_FBN_1.2, whole genome shotgun sequence contains the following coding sequences:
- the gnb1b gene encoding guanine nucleotide binding protein (G protein), beta polypeptide 1b: MSELDQLRQEAEQLKNQIRDARKACADATLSQITANIDPVGRIQMRTRRTLRGHLAKIYAMHWGTDSRLLVSASQDGKLIIWDSYTTNKVHAIPLRSSWVMTCAYAPSGNYVACGGLDNICSIYNLKTREGNVRVSRELAGHTGYLSCCRFLDDNQIVTSSGDTTCALWDIETGQQTTTFAGHTGDVMSLSLAPDSRLFVSGACDASAKLWDVREGMCRQTFTGHESDINAICFFPNGNAFATGSDDATCRLFDLRADQELMIYSHDNIICGITSVAFSKSGRLLLAGYDDFNCNVWDTLKADRAGVLAGHDNRVSCLGVTDDGMAVATGSWDSFLKIWN; this comes from the exons atgagTGAACTGGACCAGTTACGCCAAGAGGCAGAGCAGCTCAAAAATCAGATCAGA gATGCCAGGAAAGCATGCGCAGATGCCACACTGTCACAG ATCACAGCTAATATTGACCCCGTTGGACGAATCCAGATGCGTACAAGACGAACGCTGCGGGGTCATTTGGCTAAAATCTATGCCATGCATTGGGGAACAGATTCCAG GCTCTTGGTCAGTGCCTCTCAAGATGGCAAACTCATTATTTGGGACAGCTATACCACAAATAAG GTTCATGCCATCCCACTTCGATCTTCCTGGGTCATGACTTGCGCATATGCACCTTCAGGAAATTACGTGGCCTGTGGTGGCTTAGACAACATCTGTTCCATCTACAACCTCAAAACACGCGAAGGGAATGTACGTGTGAGCCGTGAGCTCGCTGGACATACAG gATACCTGTCCTGTTGTCGCTTTCTTGATGACAACCAGATTGTTACAAGCTCTGGAGATACCACTTG TGCACTTTGGGACATTGAGACTGGCCAGCAGACAACCACATTTGCTGGACACACAGGTGATGTCATGAGCCTGTCATTGGCCCCTGACTCCCGGTTATTCGTCTCTGGTGCTTGTGATGCCTCTGCTAAACTCTGGGATGTTCGAGAGGGCATGTGCAGACAGACATTCACGGGCCATGAGTCTGACATCAATGCCATCTGT TTCTTCCCTAATGGCAATGCCTTTGCCACGGGCTCCGATGATGCCACCTGCAGGCTGTTTGATCTGCGTGCTGATCAGGAATTAATGATCTACTCTCATGACAATATCATATGTGGCATCACCTCTGTTGCATTCTCAAAGAGTGGCCGTCTTCTTCTGGCGGGATATGATGACTTCAACTGTAACGTGTGGGACACACTAAAAGCCGACCGTGCCG GTGTGTTGGCTGGACATGACAACCGTGTTAGCTGCCTGGGAGTTACTGATGATGGTATGGCAGTTGCAACGGGATCCTGGGACAGTTTTCTGAAGATCTGGAATTGA
- the LOC116051264 gene encoding TAR DNA-binding protein 43 isoform X1, translating into MAEVYIRVAEEENEEPMEIPSEDDGTVLLSTVAAQFPGACGLRFRSPISQCMRGVRLVEGILHAPENGWGNVVYVVNYPKDNKRKMEEIDASSAVKMKRGDMKTSDLIVLGLPWKTSEQDLKDYFSTFGEVIMVQVKRDTKTGNSKGFGFVRFTEYEAQEKVVSQRHMIDGRWCDCKLPNSKFPFWLQQGPDEPMRSRKVFVGRCTEDMTTEDLRQFFMQYGEVTDVFIPKPFRAFAFVTFADDQVAQSLCGEDLIIKGVSVHISNAEPKHGSRQFDRTTRFGNGFGAQAFGSSRSGLGSSTNSSLANFGSFSLNPAMMAAAQAALQSSWGMMGMLASQQQTSTSGSASSGTSSSRDQSQSFGTGNSNYGTSSASLGWGTGSNSTTSGSGFSTGFGSSMESKSSGWGM; encoded by the exons ATGGCTGAAGTATACATTCGAGTAGCAGAGGAGGAAAATGAAGAACCCATGGAGATACCTTCCGAGGACGACGGCACTGTTCTGCTTTCAACCGTGGCAGCTCAGTTTCCTGGAGCGTGTGGCCTACGCTTTAGGAGCCCTATTTCTCAGTGCATGCGAGGAGTGCGTCTTGTGGAAGGGATCCTACACGCGCCAGAAAACGGATGGGGAAATGTCGTGTATGTGGTGAACTATCCAAAAG ACAACAAAAGGAAAATGGAGGAAATTGACGCCTCCTCTGCAGTGAAAATGAAGAGAGGGGACATGAAGACATCTGACCTGATCGTACTGGGTCTTCCTTGGAAAACCTCTGAGCAGGACCTGAAAGACTACTTTAGCACATTTGGAGAAGTCATCATGGTTCAG gtAAAACGAGATACCAAGACTGGAAACTCCAAAGGGTTTGGCTTTGTGAGGTTCACAGAGTATGAGGCTCAAGAAAAGGTGGTCTCTCAGCGTCATATGATTGACGGAAGATGGTGTGACTGCAAGCTTCCTAATTCAAAG TTCCCCTTTTGGTTACAGCAAGGTCCAGATGAGCCAATGAGGAGCCGGAAAGTGTTTGTTGGCCGTTGCACAGAAGACATGACCACTGAGGACCTACGGCAGTTCTTTATGCAGTATGGAGAAGTTACAGATGTCTTCATCCCCAAGCCATTCCGTGCTTTTGCCTTTGTTACATTTGCAGATGATCAG GTTGCCCAGTCTCTCTGTGGAGAGGACCTAATAATCAAAGGTGTCAGTGTTCACATCTCAAATGCTGAGCCCAAACATGGCAGTAGGCAGTTTGATCGTACAACACGGTTTGGGAATGGTTTTGGAGCTCAGGCATTTGGTAGCAGCCGTAGTGGGTTAGGGAGCAGCACTAACAGTAGTCTGGCTAATTTTGGTTCCTTTAGTCTGAACCCTGCTATGATGGCTGCTGCTCAGGCTGCTCTGCAGAGTAGTTGGGGGATGATGGGTATGCTGGCTAGCCAGCAGCAGACATCCACCTCAGGCAGTGCTTCCAGTGGAACAAGCTCTAGTAGGGACCAGAGTCAGTCTTTCGGTACAGGCAACAGCAACTACGGCACCAGCTCAGCCAGTCTCGGCTGGGGAACAGGGTCAAACTCTACAACCAGCGGTAGTGGGTTTAGCACAGGTTTTGGGTCCAGTATGGAGTCAAAGTCATCTGGGTGGGGTATGTAA
- the LOC116051273 gene encoding calglandulin isoform X1, with product MGAVTLQSALGNPTLQQRWASKLTQEQITEYKGVFEMFDEEGNGDVKTQELERLMSLMGINPTKRELSQMAKDVDKDGKGIFNCDSFLGLMALYLERTKNQDAELRAAFKVFDKEAKGYIDWNTLKYVLMNAGEPLNEIEAEQMMKEADKDGDGTINYEEFVAMMTGDSFKMS from the exons ATGGGCGCGGTAACCCTGCAGTCAGCGCTGGGAAACCCCACGCTGCAGCAGCGATGG GCCAGCAAGTTAACACAAGAGCAGATCACAGAGTACAAAGGAGTTTTCGAGATGTTCGATGAAGAGGGGAATGGAGATGTGAAGACACAGGAGCTGGAGAGGCTGATGAGTTTAATGGGGATCAATCCTACAAAGAGAGAGCTCAGCCAGATGGCCAAAGATGTGGACAAAGATG GTAAAGGGATATTTAACTGTGACAGCTTCCTGGGTCTGATGGCACTGTACCTGGAAAGAACCAAGAACCAGGATGCTGAACTCCGAGCTGCTTTTAAAGTATTTGACAAAGAGGCCAAAGGATACATCGACTGGAACACACTCAA ATATGTACTGATGAACGCAGGGGAACCACTCAATGAGATTGAGGCAGAGCAGATGATGAAGGAGGCAGATAAAGATGGAGATGGAACCATTAATTATGAAG AATTTGTGGCCATGATGACTGGGGACTCGTTCAAAATGAGCTGA
- the LOC116051264 gene encoding TAR DNA-binding protein 43 isoform X2: protein MAEVYIRVAEEENEEPMEIPSEDDGTVLLSTVAAQFPGACGLRFRSPISQCMRGVRLVEGILHAPENGWGNVVYVVNYPKDNKRKMEEIDASSAVKMKRGDMKTSDLIVLGLPWKTSEQDLKDYFSTFGEVIMVQVKRDTKTGNSKGFGFVRFTEYEAQEKVVSQRHMIDGRWCDCKLPNSKQGPDEPMRSRKVFVGRCTEDMTTEDLRQFFMQYGEVTDVFIPKPFRAFAFVTFADDQVAQSLCGEDLIIKGVSVHISNAEPKHGSRQFDRTTRFGNGFGAQAFGSSRSGLGSSTNSSLANFGSFSLNPAMMAAAQAALQSSWGMMGMLASQQQTSTSGSASSGTSSSRDQSQSFGTGNSNYGTSSASLGWGTGSNSTTSGSGFSTGFGSSMESKSSGWGM from the exons ATGGCTGAAGTATACATTCGAGTAGCAGAGGAGGAAAATGAAGAACCCATGGAGATACCTTCCGAGGACGACGGCACTGTTCTGCTTTCAACCGTGGCAGCTCAGTTTCCTGGAGCGTGTGGCCTACGCTTTAGGAGCCCTATTTCTCAGTGCATGCGAGGAGTGCGTCTTGTGGAAGGGATCCTACACGCGCCAGAAAACGGATGGGGAAATGTCGTGTATGTGGTGAACTATCCAAAAG ACAACAAAAGGAAAATGGAGGAAATTGACGCCTCCTCTGCAGTGAAAATGAAGAGAGGGGACATGAAGACATCTGACCTGATCGTACTGGGTCTTCCTTGGAAAACCTCTGAGCAGGACCTGAAAGACTACTTTAGCACATTTGGAGAAGTCATCATGGTTCAG gtAAAACGAGATACCAAGACTGGAAACTCCAAAGGGTTTGGCTTTGTGAGGTTCACAGAGTATGAGGCTCAAGAAAAGGTGGTCTCTCAGCGTCATATGATTGACGGAAGATGGTGTGACTGCAAGCTTCCTAATTCAAAG CAAGGTCCAGATGAGCCAATGAGGAGCCGGAAAGTGTTTGTTGGCCGTTGCACAGAAGACATGACCACTGAGGACCTACGGCAGTTCTTTATGCAGTATGGAGAAGTTACAGATGTCTTCATCCCCAAGCCATTCCGTGCTTTTGCCTTTGTTACATTTGCAGATGATCAG GTTGCCCAGTCTCTCTGTGGAGAGGACCTAATAATCAAAGGTGTCAGTGTTCACATCTCAAATGCTGAGCCCAAACATGGCAGTAGGCAGTTTGATCGTACAACACGGTTTGGGAATGGTTTTGGAGCTCAGGCATTTGGTAGCAGCCGTAGTGGGTTAGGGAGCAGCACTAACAGTAGTCTGGCTAATTTTGGTTCCTTTAGTCTGAACCCTGCTATGATGGCTGCTGCTCAGGCTGCTCTGCAGAGTAGTTGGGGGATGATGGGTATGCTGGCTAGCCAGCAGCAGACATCCACCTCAGGCAGTGCTTCCAGTGGAACAAGCTCTAGTAGGGACCAGAGTCAGTCTTTCGGTACAGGCAACAGCAACTACGGCACCAGCTCAGCCAGTCTCGGCTGGGGAACAGGGTCAAACTCTACAACCAGCGGTAGTGGGTTTAGCACAGGTTTTGGGTCCAGTATGGAGTCAAAGTCATCTGGGTGGGGTATGTAA
- the LOC116051273 gene encoding calglandulin isoform X2, translating to MASKLTQEQITEYKGVFEMFDEEGNGDVKTQELERLMSLMGINPTKRELSQMAKDVDKDGKGIFNCDSFLGLMALYLERTKNQDAELRAAFKVFDKEAKGYIDWNTLKYVLMNAGEPLNEIEAEQMMKEADKDGDGTINYEEFVAMMTGDSFKMS from the exons ATG GCCAGCAAGTTAACACAAGAGCAGATCACAGAGTACAAAGGAGTTTTCGAGATGTTCGATGAAGAGGGGAATGGAGATGTGAAGACACAGGAGCTGGAGAGGCTGATGAGTTTAATGGGGATCAATCCTACAAAGAGAGAGCTCAGCCAGATGGCCAAAGATGTGGACAAAGATG GTAAAGGGATATTTAACTGTGACAGCTTCCTGGGTCTGATGGCACTGTACCTGGAAAGAACCAAGAACCAGGATGCTGAACTCCGAGCTGCTTTTAAAGTATTTGACAAAGAGGCCAAAGGATACATCGACTGGAACACACTCAA ATATGTACTGATGAACGCAGGGGAACCACTCAATGAGATTGAGGCAGAGCAGATGATGAAGGAGGCAGATAAAGATGGAGATGGAACCATTAATTATGAAG AATTTGTGGCCATGATGACTGGGGACTCGTTCAAAATGAGCTGA
- the cenps gene encoding centromere protein S, translating to MSVDNDETQQRLKAAVHYTVGRLCQRMGEDHRREFSRQVIAAIAETAFRQCDIFAKDLEAFARHAKRSTVSSEDVKLVARRSTALSIYIQNKSEELNEEQRDLKKKNAGKRKSRDTEEESRE from the exons ATGTCAGTTGATAACGACGAGACGCAACAG AGGTTAAAGGCAGCAGTCCATTATACCGTGGGACGCCTGTGTCAGAGGATGGGAGAGGACCACCGGAGAGAGTTCAGTCGACAAGTCATAGCAGCGATAGCCGAGACAGCATTCAGACAGTGTG ataTATTTGCTAAAGACCTGGAGGCCTTTGCAAG GCATGCTAAAAGAAGCACAGTGTCTTCCGAAGATGTAAAGCTTGTAGCCCGTCGCAGCACTGCATTG tccatctacatacaaaataaaagtgaaGAACTGAACGAGGAGCAGAGGGATTTGAAAAAGAAGAATGCTGGGAAGAGGAAGagcagagacactgaggaggaGAGCAGAGAATAA
- the h6pd gene encoding GDH/6PGL endoplasmic bifunctional protein — MFVTVLLLLVTLCAQRGNGEERAEAQRPGHVSVVIVGGTGDLAKKYLWQGFFELYVNQVSSGNTFSFYGGGLSPADAATPVLFEILKAVSCSRNVSQDRCALLKEQYLRLAQYRQLKTLEDYQDLAKHIEQELQQEGITEAGRLFYLSVPAFAYADISEKINNSCRPTNGAWLRVVLEKPFGHDFRSAQVLASQLGSSLKDEEMYRIDHYLGKQVVAKILPFRIENKKFLDPIWNKHHIERVEIVMKETLDVKGRIPFYDQYGVIRDVLQNHMTEVMTRLTMRLPMNLSSSEEVLQNQLQIFSSMLPLGRSQAVVGQYQAYKAAVQQELNKTKDHVCLTPTFAAVLAHIDDTQYEGVPILLTSGKMLDERVGYARILFKNDIFCLQNHNSVHCKPKQVVFYFGHGSLQYPAILVSKNLFKPVLMDSEWKEVTEPTDVNILGLPISDYYVQTPTEQREAYSELISHIFAGRKNSFISTENLLASWGLWTPLLNSLANSFPRIYPGGADNGDLLDIRVKGKDIGFNSEVVIISPDQMGGMSANGFQVMQGKYRGADMVSAWAEELVERLAADIQEAAEAAVDEGGVFHLALSGGSTPLALFHRLALHHFSFPWRNTHVWMVDERCVPLTELDSNFHGMHDHLLQHVRIPYYNIHPMPVQLNQRLCVEEDGGALLYEKEVSKFVNGSSFHFVLLGVGYDSHTASLFPGSRVDELGESLVALTESPVKPHQRMSLTFSAINRARTVALLVMGKGKHELITQLSRVKDNPDKWPVTGVKPADGRLVWYIDYDALLG, encoded by the exons ATGTTTGTGACTGTGCTCTTGCTTCTGGTCACTCTCTGTGCCCAGAGAGGAAATGGCGAGGAGAGAGCGGAGGCACAGAGACCCGGCCATGTTTCAGTGGTGATAGTAGGAGGCACAGGGGATCTGGCAAAGAAGTACCTGTGGCAGGGCTTCTTTGAGCTGTACGTTAACCAGGTCAGTAGTGGAAACACCTTTTCCTTCTACGGCGGAGGGCTGTCACCGGCCGACGCAGCCACACCGGTCCTCTTTGAGATCCTAAAGGCGGTGTCCTGCTCAAGGAATGTATCGCAGGATCGCTGCGCTCTGCTGAAAGAGCAGTACCTGCGGCTCGCACAGTATCGGCAGCTGAAGACCCTAGAGGACTACCAGGATTTGGCCAAGCACATTGAGCAAGAGCTTCAACAAGAGGGCATAACAGAGGCAGGGAGGCTCTTCTACCTCTCAGTACCAGCATTTGCATACGCAGATATTTCTGAAAAGATAAATAATAGTTGCAGGCCGACCAACGGGGCGTGGCTGAGGGTGGTGCTAGAGAAACCTTTCGGACACGACTTCCGGAGTGCTCAGGTACTTGCATCTCAGCTCGGGAGCTCCTTGAAGGATGAAGAAATGTACAGAATCGACCATTACCTGGGGAAGCAG GTGGTTGCAAAGATACTTCCATTCAGAATAGAGAACAAGAAGTTTCTGGATCCCATCTGGAACAAGCACCACATTGAGAGAGTGGAGATTGTAATGAAAGAGACCCTCGATGTGAAAg GTCGTATTCCCTTCTATGACCAATACGGGGTGATCAGAGATGTGCTCCAGAACCACATGACTGAGGTCATGACCCGGTTGACCATGAGGCTTCCCATGAATCTGAGCAGCAGTGAGGAAGTCCTCCAAAACCAGCTGCAGATCTTCAGTTCCATGCTGCCTTTAGGAAGGAGTCAAGCTGTGGTCGGCCAGTACCAAGCATACAAAgccgcagttcagcaggagttGAATAAGACAAAAGATCACGTCTGTCTCACGCCAACATTTGCAG CTGTACTGGCACACATCGATGACACCCAGTACGAAGGTGTGCCAATTCTtttgacctcagggaagatgttggATGAGCGTGTGGGATATGCACGCATCCTTTTCAAGAATGACATCTTTTGTCTTCAGAACCACAACAGTGTCCACTGCAAGCCCAAACAGGTAGTTTTCTACTTTGGGCATGGCAGCCTTCAATATCCAGCAATTCTTGTCAGTAAGAATTTATTCAAGCCAGTTTTAATGGACAGTGAGTGGAAGGAAGTGACAGAGCCTACAGATGTCAATATTCTAGGTTTGCCTATTTCAGACTATTATGTGCAAACTCcaacagagcagagagaagCTTATTCCGAACTTATTTCTCACATTTTTGCTGGCCGTAAGAACAGTTTCATTAGTACTGAAAACCTGCTGGCTTCCTGGGGCTTATGGACACCACTACTCAATAGCCTAGCCAACTCTTTTCCCCGCATCTACCCCGGGGGTGCCGACAACGGAGACCTTCTGGACATTCGTGTGAAAGGGAAAGACATTGGCTTTAACAGTGAGGTGGTGATAATCAGCCCTGATCAAATGGGTGGCATGTCAGCAAACGGTTTCCAAGTGATGCAAGGCAAATATCGTGGTGCTGACATGGTGTCGGCCTGGGCTGAGGAGCTGGTGGAGAGGCTAGCTGCAGACATTCAGGAAGCAGCGGAGGCAGCAGTGGATGAGGGCGGTGTTTTCCATCTTGCCCTCTCTGGTGGATCCACTCCCCTTGCTCTGTTCCACAGGTTGGCCCTGCACCACTTCTCCTTCCCCTGGAGGAACACCCATGTGTGGATGGTGGACGAGCGCTGCGTGCCACTGACAGAACTGGACTCCAACTTCCACGGCATGCATGACCATCTACTGCAACATGTGAGGATACCCTATTACAACATCCACCCCATGCCAGTGCAGCTCAACCAGCGTCTATGTGTGGAAGAGGACGGAGGAGCGCTGCTGTATGAGAAAGAGGTCAGCAAGTTCGTTAATGGCTCCAGCTTCCACTTTGTACTGCTGGGAGTCGGCTATGACAGCCACAcagcctctctgttccctggtAGTAGAGTGGATGAACTTGGGGAGAGTCTGGTGGCCCTCACTGAGAGCCCCGTCAAGCCTCACCAACGCATGAGCCTTACTTTCAGTGCCATTAACCGAGCTCGCACGGTTGCTCTTTTAGTGATGGGCAAAGGCAAGCATGAACTGATCACCCAGCTGAGCCGAGTGAAGGACAACCCAGACAAGTGGCCTGTCACCGGAGTGAAGCCTGCTGACGGTAGACTTGTTTGGTATATAGACTATGATGCACTTTTAGGGTAG
- the LOC116051265 gene encoding uncharacterized protein LOC116051265 isoform X2 codes for MWRCWAFRECNAAEVFVHVQHEIQSFLLVTFRADGSSSAEHIPPSGVALQYNLPECVTPMFLYMLIFMAYHSSRWIPRNQRLKFQIVNAVFTALVLVPQFYVMGRPKSSRYCRQPLLNNLSASIALSFIASGFSVIFTLIDPVPQSLWASYHVFGLLTCGQGLCTTILTLTAAACAKTTPELYYISLILTVASILSTGFFMVRGTLWLTNRKHAPEPSRNNEQ; via the exons ATGTGGAGATGTTGGGCTTTCAGGGAATGTAATGCAGCAGAAGTCTTTGTACATGTGCAGCATGAAATACAATCCTTCCTCCTGGTCACATTTAGAGCTGATGGCAGTTCTTCAGCTGAACACATCCCGCCATCCGGAGTAGCGTTACAGTATAATCTGCCTGAGTGTGTGACACCCATGTTTCTCTACATGCTAATCTTCATGGCGTATCATAGCAGCAGATGGATACCGAGGAATCAGAGGCTAAAATT TCAAATAGTGAATGCAGTGTTCACAGCACTTGTCCTGGTCCCTCAGTTCTACGTCATGGGAAG GCCAAAATCCTCAAGATACTGTAGGCAGCCTCTTCTGAACAACCTGTCAGCCTCAATTGCCTTGTCCTTTATAGCTTCAG GGTTTTCAGTGATATTCACATTGATAGACCCAGTTCCTCAGAGCTTGTGGGCCTCCTATCATGTGTTTGGGCTGCTGACATGTGGACAAGGACTATGCACGACCATCCTGActctgacagcagcagcatgt GCCAAAACCACCCCTGAGCTGTACTACATTTCCCTGATTTTAACTGTCGCTTCTATTTTAAGTACAG GTTTCTTCATGGTAAGAGGAACGCTCTGGTTGACTAACAGGAAGCATGCGCCGGAACCGAGCAGAAACAATGAGCAGTGA
- the rbp7b gene encoding retinoid-binding protein 7, with amino-acid sequence MPVNYSGTWDIVSNVNFEGYMVSLGIDFATRKIASMLKPQKVIKQDGDCFTIRTFTTFRNYECSFKIGEEVTEVTKGMDNRSCQTVVNWENDKLVCIQKGEKKNRGWTHWIQGDELHLELTCEDQVCKQVYKRTL; translated from the exons ATGCCTGTAAACTACAGCGGGACATGGGACATTGTCAGCAATGTCAATTTTGAGGGATACATGGTCTCACTTG GCATTGATTTTGCAACACGCAAGATTGCCTCGATGTTGAAGCCTCAGAAAGTGATTAAGCAAGATGGAGATTGTTTCACAATCAGGACATTCACTACTTTCAGAAATTACGAGTGTTCATTCAAAATTGGAGAAGAGGTCACAGAAGTGACTAAAGGGATGGACAACAGGTCCTGCCAG ACTGTGGTGAACTGGGAAAATGATAAGCTGGTGTGTATTCAGAAAGGAGAAAAGAAGAACCGAGGGTGGACTCACTGGATTCAGGGAGACGAGCTTCATCTG GAACTTACTTGTGAGGATCAAGTCTGCAAGCAAGTTTATAAAAGGACTCTATGA
- the LOC116051265 gene encoding uncharacterized protein LOC116051265 isoform X1: protein MWRCWAFRECNAAEVFVHVQHEIQSFLLVTFRADGSSSAEHIPPSGVALQYNLPECVTPMFLYMLIFMAYHSSRWIPRNQRLKFQIVNAVFTALVLVPQFYVMGRPKSSRYCRQPLLNNLSASIALSFIASGKSHHIRHISKTHALHTTSKKRINIDITSTLSIGFSVIFTLIDPVPQSLWASYHVFGLLTCGQGLCTTILTLTAAACAKTTPELYYISLILTVASILSTGFFMVRGTLWLTNRKHAPEPSRNNEQ from the exons ATGTGGAGATGTTGGGCTTTCAGGGAATGTAATGCAGCAGAAGTCTTTGTACATGTGCAGCATGAAATACAATCCTTCCTCCTGGTCACATTTAGAGCTGATGGCAGTTCTTCAGCTGAACACATCCCGCCATCCGGAGTAGCGTTACAGTATAATCTGCCTGAGTGTGTGACACCCATGTTTCTCTACATGCTAATCTTCATGGCGTATCATAGCAGCAGATGGATACCGAGGAATCAGAGGCTAAAATT TCAAATAGTGAATGCAGTGTTCACAGCACTTGTCCTGGTCCCTCAGTTCTACGTCATGGGAAG GCCAAAATCCTCAAGATACTGTAGGCAGCCTCTTCTGAACAACCTGTCAGCCTCAATTGCCTTGTCCTTTATAGCTTCAGGTAAATCCCATCACATCAGacacatttcaaaaacacaTGCATTACATACCACAAGCAAAAAAAGGATTAATATAGACATAACTTCAACTCTTTCAATAGGGTTTTCAGTGATATTCACATTGATAGACCCAGTTCCTCAGAGCTTGTGGGCCTCCTATCATGTGTTTGGGCTGCTGACATGTGGACAAGGACTATGCACGACCATCCTGActctgacagcagcagcatgt GCCAAAACCACCCCTGAGCTGTACTACATTTCCCTGATTTTAACTGTCGCTTCTATTTTAAGTACAG GTTTCTTCATGGTAAGAGGAACGCTCTGGTTGACTAACAGGAAGCATGCGCCGGAACCGAGCAGAAACAATGAGCAGTGA